DNA sequence from the Manihot esculenta cultivar AM560-2 chromosome 11, M.esculenta_v8, whole genome shotgun sequence genome:
aagacttcattactcttgctgacctcctggtctaccctgtacctgcaagcctgggggttaagggagaggggtgagctactagagcccagtgagcagaataataaaacatttaaaatatatgataacatgaaatgcatcacatcacagctaatcacatcaaggatgaatttgtcaccaatagtcctctacatggtccaactgtgccaggggcgtagaatgggtctcactggtctttctcttacataacatagcataacataacagtccaactgtgccaggggcgtagaatgggcctcactggtctttctcttacatggtgccaggggcgtagaatgggcctcactggtcttccgtaccgtatcatcatcatcataacatacgaggactaaaggatcattcaacattcatccgcatcatcaacatattatgcaatgcaacatattcgtgagttctaatgcaagcaccttattatatctcatggcattcatgatgcgtgaatcatgctaaaactgatttatttatttaaaagcataagagttattccacttacctctggctgaagctctactgactcagaagcagctgaactcactgctggggtcctcggttccttgggtccgaacctacacaggtggactcaaatgagggaccaaacaactagaacataactctaaaaacatcccccaaaaaccccctagaatatcatgaaacaatcatagaaaaacatacaaaagagggctggacagggcactttcggcggcaggttcggcggcacctttggcggccgaaactcccagacagaggcgaaactcatgcatgttcggcggcactttcggcggccgaaactcccagccagagatgaaagtctccttttgggggcaagctttggcagccgaaggctgcttccacaagcatgttctgcggccgaaagttccttcggctgccgaacctggtttctcccttagtggcagaaactcagctctcctatgcatacacgcctccaaaacttcccaaacatgcataaacctattctacaacacacatacacaatcataccagctcctaggggcttcaaactatcctaagccccatctaaaacacatcaaacatgcatgggcaagtcacattgttcaaaaacaccacataaactcataaacctaaccataagctaaacatgcattctaccccatagatcttcataaaacttacttaaaacatgcaatgagcttaagatcggctcttacctcttgaagatcgagagagagacgacctaatcttggagatgggagattttcaactttcttgggtctccaagctcaaaacttgctcaaaacttgaaaatcttcaaaacaagatgaaaacttgtgaaaatcgtgaaagatttgaaggaaaggactcaagatttgtgagggatggcggagagctcaccttggccgacaatggggagaaaactcgcccattttttgctaagggacccttttatagtggctggccagaccacgttcgggggccgaacgtgcctccgcatgcataccatgttcggcggccgaacttgaggttcggcggccgaacctggacttccctcacttatgccttcgggggcctaaggcacacccgaaatgcctgtatgttcggcggccgaacttgaggttcggcggccgaacctgggttttcctccaaggttgttttcatgcaaaaactcattttctttcatgcttaaaacataaaacacattaaaacattttatgaaaacatggttttacccttctagaggtctccgacatccgagattccaccggacggtaggaattccgataccggagtctagccgggtattacattactgCTTTCATTGACTAACACTTTGCAGACTCTAAAGTTATGGATGATTGTTTCGATGACCAGGGCATCGTCATGAGGCATTTATATCCCTTGTGCATCTTTAGTAGAGAAGGAGATAGTTAGTGGGGTGTGCTTGGCGGCTTGTATATACTTCCGCGCCATTCTCTCCTTTCATCCTTCCTCTCTTATTCCCTCTCTGGCTCATATGTCCTTCGATCCCTCCTATAACCATGTTAATTGTTCCACTGGAGCCGTCATTTATTAGCGCTCAATCTGCCTCCTAGGCCTTTCCCCAGCTACTCCTTATTATTATCTTTGTCTTTCTGACTTCTTTATAAAGTTTCAGAGATGGTATCTCTTAATCAGCCTTTCTATCTCATTTATTAGCTCATAGCAGTCATTCGTGTCATGGTCGTGTGTTCTGTAGTATTCGCAATATTTATTTAGGTCCCCTTTGCTTGCCTCTGCTCTCATGGGCTTGGGCCATTACACGAAATCTTTATCCTGAACTGCTACGAGCACTTTAGCTCTAGATATGTTCATGGGAGTGACTTCAGCAGGGAGCTGGGGTTGGTAAGGTTTATGTTCCCTTCTTTTCTATCGGTGTTTGTTCAATGCCTCAAGTCTCCGATCCTGTCTCCTTTCTGACCTGTCTTGCCTCTTGTCCATCCCAgcccttcctttttctttttcatccctAGAAAATCGGCTAGTCATGAAGGCATCATCTTGTCTTATGTATTTCTCTACCCTTTTGATTAGCTTTGACAGGGTAGTGGGAGGCTTTTTGCATAGCAACCCAAAGAATTTTGGGGAAGTTGtgcccttttgcatggcctctactgcTCTTCCCTCATCCAACTTGGGTAACTATAAAGCTTTAAAGTTGAACCTCGCAACATACTCTCTCAAGGATTTATTCCTCCTTTGTCGGACGGTCTCTAAGTTACTCGTTTTTCTCTCCGCAGGAACTCCGACAATAAATCTGTTGATAAATATGTTGGCCAGGTTTATGAAGTTCCTAGTGCTCCCCgactccaggctgttgaaccatgctcAGGCTGGTCCTGCTAAGGTGGTTGGAAAGACCTTACATATGAGGGCATTTGAATGAGTCTGCAACTCTATGAACGTCTTATAGTTCAAGACATACTCTTTGAGGTTTTCCATCTCGTCATAAATTGCCAAAgttggcatcatgaacttctttgGTATTATTTCCTGCTGAATCCATTTTACAAATGGTGATGAGGTTGACAACATGGGACTATTGTTGTCTCGCGCCCCCAGCTCCATTAATAGTTGCTCTTTCAATCTTTCTAACTTCTGGTCTATGTCAATGTCTTCTTTTCTAGGCCTCTTCTCCAAGTGGTAGTTTCTTTTTAGTTCATCACTCTCCGACCTTTCTGCGAGCTCAGAAGAGTAGCTCTTGGCCCCATCATTCTCAATGAATTGCCTCACTATCCTTCCTTTCGTTCGAGTTGTTGGCTCGTTTTTATGGCTTGCTTCTCTGTCTCCATCTTCTGTCCTTTTACTACTTTGTTGGAGGATTTGATAGTTCAATGTGGGTTGAGGCTCATTGAGATTGAGCCCTTCGACTACGAGAGGTCAGCTCAAGGGGATACTAAGCCTCTCTGCTATAACATCTAGCTTAGCCAGTGGGCAGTATTCTGTAACGAAGAGCCATACTCTGCAATTCTTGGTTAGACAGAAAAGTTCAGGGCATGGTCCCGGTTGAGCTTGGTGGAGGGTTAAACAACACGGGTGGTTGATTTACTGAGGCTGTTGGGCTAGAGAATGAGAACTGCGGACCTTCCTGAGTCGAGGTTAGGTCGTTTGGGGTGATTCCTGCATGATTTTCGCCGTGATTGGGCATGTGAATTTCAGTGGTTGAATGGAAATGAGAACTCCAGTGATGAAAATATCTCTTTTATCCCCACAGACGGTGCCAATTGATGTTTGAGATCCATGAATGGGTCTATATTCAAAGTATATTTTGGTAAGCTTGGTTCATCTCTCCTTCTTGTtcccttttatttcttttttcttttgtcctTTTATGACATATAACCGCAGTCCTGCGCTTATACCTTCTTGTCATATTCACATTATTCGTAGGTAGGGATATACTGcgttattttcttttatcagGTGACCATTTAATTCCATTTGGCACCACTTGGACATGATCTCGGACGTCACGGAGTTTATTGCTCTATGTGGACTAACGGATATTTGAGGTTAGAGCCCTTACGAACAAATTTCTACCTGGTCAGACTTGCCTAAATAGACCTAAACTCGTATAAGGCGTAGAGCCGCGCACTGGGTCCTAATTAAACTTTAAGTCCGGTCTTTCTAGTATGGAATTTGCCAAGACCCGAACGTTTGAAATTCGAAGGTCATCAGTACCAAAAGAGTGTCCATATGgactaataatatataatttagtattatttaatattttaaaattttaaaaattaaaagagaaaaaaataatacaactatatatatatataaattaagagagaatttaatataatattacttATATTACGATtgagaaaatatttataatttttttattaaagagtATTTATAGTGTTATTTAATATTCACTACTGAAAATATCTAGTATATTATTTACTtatgttattataatatttttattaaaaaatatttagtatttattattttatattaagaatgtgcactccaaggcttagcctggtggaaagtgcatcctgtagccttgaaaggtctaaggttcgactctcccaatccctatttcaaaaaaaaaatatattaagaatGTATTTATTATCTAAAAGACCAAAATTCTCTCGTGTAGTCATGTATTAATTATctttattctaaatttaaataaaattttaaataactatattttctaataattataatataatttcaaataatattgtctttaataaaatcaaaatctaaaataaataCAACTTCAAATTTATAGaatgtaaaattaatataaatattttagcaAAATCACGAATAATCTAATTCATGAGCttatttatgaatttataaATGAGTCTGTTGTTAAATTTGTTTATGAATTTGCCTAACAAACCAATTTGTGAGCATAcccataaatttaaaattaagataacgaatcaaatattatttaacttaaatTCAAGttgtttattaaataaatttaaaattaaatttaaaatataaattcgattgaatttttattaagttGAATTTAGTCCTGAAAAACTATTAATTCAATAGTTTGATATCTTTTTAATTACTctaatttgttttttaaataaaatttttaatttattaaatttgagaGGATTTGTAAAGTTATTTAATTGCTTATTATATTTAACATAGATTATAAACTAGATCTATCAAAATTAGGCAACACAATCTTATGTTTGTATATGCTAAccataaatttgaattaaatattagaaattattttataaatattgttattattatccactaaaaaagaaaaaactcgaATTTGGATATATATATCTCACAAATCCCACTTCAATAATTACACATAGTACATCACACCAACATAATAATTGATAGCATCACTTTCGTCAAATTGGAAAAGAAATCCCATTGTAGCAGCCATTGCTAGAAATCAAATGAAAGGAAATTAAATTAACTAAGCAGAGACAAAACAAGGCACATCGATTAATGACTATAGATAGAACAAACTTGGAGCTGGTGATCAAGGGAAGGCTTCGATGACAGAATGCACATCTCCAATAGATCTTATAGTGTAGCGGCTAAAGCCAGCCTCTGGAAGAATATAGTCCCATTCCTCGTAGGTTCTCTCTTTGCCAGAGTTAGAATGAGCCATAAGCACCATGTCCAGCATCAGCCTCACGAACTCAAGCTTGTCCTCTTTCTCTTTGCCCACCACAACTTCAACCATTATCACCTTTCCATTTTCCTCTGGAATTGTTTCTTTACATTTCTTTAGGATTTGAATGCATTTCTCGTCATTCCAGCCGTGCAGAACACACTGCAAATTCACACGAGTAAATAATGTTGGAAGTCCATAAGATATTGGACTTCGATGTAAACTAGTTAGAAGCTAAGcaaatttaatcaaatatagTTACCATGAGAAAAGCAGCATTAGCCTTTGGAACACTCTCAAACATGTCACCGCCAACATGTATAATGCCATCACATTCTGATGCAGTGGAGACAACATGAGGAAGATCAAAGTTAATGCCCTGAATCCCTGGAAAAGCTTTAACTAACATGCTCAGAGTTGTCCCATTACCCCCACCAACATCCACCAGAGTTTTTACTCCATCAAACACTTCTGGGCACTTCTCAATCATCCTAGGTACAGCAATCCTAGCATGACAAGTTATTGCATCGTTGAATAGCTTGCTGTGATCAGGAAATGCAGCACCATATTTCCATATGTCGTCGCCGTGAGCCGCCTCAAACGCTGCAGTACTTGCATTCTGGCGAACGCTTTTGCTTAGAAAATGCCATGGCGCTAGCATCACCGGGCTACTTTCTAGCCAAAACATAGCTTGAATGCTTTTCTCTCCCCGTCCGAGCAAACGGTGAGAGAGTGGTGTATGAACATAGCCGACGGTGCCATGGACTGTGGGCATCTCCTTGAAAATATTGTGATGCACCAAGAACCTCATGATCCGACTGAGAAAGGATGAAACACATCCAAGCTTGGATGATAGCTCAGATAAGGTAATGGGGGCTTGATGATTTTCAATGACGTCAGCTACTCCAAGCTCTATTGCACACTTCACTGCTGCAATATTAGAGAATCCAAATACGTATTTCCACATTTCTACATCTGCTTGTGCCTCTTCATCTTCtatttctctcatcttttgaaTCTCCATTGTGTTTCAATTCTCCCTATCAATGTTTATTGGATTTGGTAATCTATGTTTGGAAGCTTCAGCTATATATAATGAAGAATCTATGTATTATGATATTCTATTGAAACATTTGGACCAAATTAATTCAaacgattaatttaaattatttaataattttatattaattattatatataattttaatttattattttaattttattatattttatcgaTGTGatgtaatatattttaatattataatttattaatatttcaagcgattttatctattttatatgGATAGCTTTTtctctataaatttattaattttacataattattttaatttaaaaaactgtaatactaataaaaatagaacggtataaattaatataaataatttttaaatttattttttatttataattaaaatcatttaataattttaattaattattatagataattttaatttaaaataacatgACAGTTCTCCCATTCTATTCTCCAACGTAATGCctcttttagaaaaaaaaaaaatttcgggACGTCACAACTGTCCTTTCATATATCAATGTGGACGGGTTCACACTTGCATGAATTTAATCATTCAGTGTACATAAATGCTTTTAGATCGAGTGGTACTAGTTGGATGATGGGATTTTTTTGTATTCTTATGTATTTTGGTTTTTTACAATATTGTCTTCCCACAAATAATTTTGAAGGGTgtttttacaaaaatattagataattgTTTTTCCAGTTTACAGTTCTCATTCTCATTCTCTTCCTACTtcacaattttaaatttataattacgtTGTAATACTCTAATTCTCTtgaaacaaaataatatttataattattgatgACCGTTGAATTTCTCCAATCCGGTCTGGAGCCAGACCTATGACAACAGCCCATTATTTAGAGACCCTTAAGTCTCCCGCATgaaccaggtccagcccgctcagcctTAAGATCAGGCTCCACCTAGATTTCTCAGTCAGGCCGGCCCGGCCTTTTCGGCCCAATGATCAGATTTCCTCTGGACTCAGCTTTACTCTCATCTTCCAGCCCAGCCCGGAAGAAAGAAGGTGGCCAGCCCATCCGCCTGgtgggtccatccgcatgcgtgccagaggagaattaaatggccattacgcatggagcagagacTTGATactctcgtacgtccgtatcagtagagcagagacaggtggcccaatggcgAGAAAtttgttatacgtcactagcagacaaaagaaatggataaaaggggagaaACACTCTATTTTTTCTAAGtttacagaacccttgtaaaaccctattttttctgaatctcagattatcaattggcgccgtctgtgggaacgaaggagatcttttcatcgctggagttccactcttacaacacccactgagatccacaatggccaaCCATAACGAAAACAACATTCCTAATACCCCCCATGATCTAAGCTCTACTAAGGAggggcaacagttctctttctccAGCCCCATAACTCCCAATAGCCAAACACCAATCCCCTTCAACCCCTTGGCGACCCCGGCAGGAAATACACCTGGAGTTGCCTTATCCAACCAAGATCTCCAAGCTATGGCCCTTCAACTACAAAACATGGCTCACTGGTTGGGGGCAGATGAT
Encoded proteins:
- the LOC110627190 gene encoding acetylserotonin O-methyltransferase translates to MEIQKMREIEDEEAQADVEMWKYVFGFSNIAAVKCAIELGVADVIENHQAPITLSELSSKLGCVSSFLSRIMRFLVHHNIFKEMPTVHGTVGYVHTPLSHRLLGRGEKSIQAMFWLESSPVMLAPWHFLSKSVRQNASTAAFEAAHGDDIWKYGAAFPDHSKLFNDAITCHARIAVPRMIEKCPEVFDGVKTLVDVGGGNGTTLSMLVKAFPGIQGINFDLPHVVSTASECDGIIHVGGDMFESVPKANAAFLMCVLHGWNDEKCIQILKKCKETIPEENGKVIMVEVVVGKEKEDKLEFVRLMLDMVLMAHSNSGKERTYEEWDYILPEAGFSRYTIRSIGDVHSVIEAFP